In Musa acuminata AAA Group cultivar baxijiao chromosome BXJ2-3, Cavendish_Baxijiao_AAA, whole genome shotgun sequence, the following proteins share a genomic window:
- the LOC103977205 gene encoding large ribosomal subunit protein uL24y-like, whose product MKYNPRVSSSRRKSRKAHFTAPSSVRRVLMSAPLSADLRNKYNVRSVPVRKDDEVQVVRGTFKGREGKVVQVYRRKWVIHVERITREKVNGSTVNVGINPSKVVIVKLKLDKDRKALLDRKARGRAADKAKGKFSAEEVAAAAAGAPSLQEID is encoded by the coding sequence ATGAAGTACAACCCGCGCGTGTCGAGCTCGAGGCGGAAGTCCCGGAAGGCGCACTTCACGGCGCCGTCGAGCGTCCGGCGGGTGCTGATGAGCGCGCCGCTGTCGGCCGACCTCCGCAACAAGTACAACGTGCGGTCGGTCCCCGTGCGCAAGGATGACGAGGTGCAGGTGGTGCGCGGCACCTTCAAGGGCCGCGAGGGCAAGGTCGTGCAGGTCTACCGCCGGAAGTGGGTCATCCACGTCGAGCGCATCACCCGCGAAAAGGTGAACGGCTCCACCGTCAACGTCGGCATCAACCCGTCCAAGGTCGTGATCGTTAAGCTCAAACTCGACAAGGACCGCAAGGCCCTCCTCGATCGCAAGGCCCGCGGCCGTGCCGCCGACAAGGCAAAGGGCAAGTTTTCTGCTGAGGaagtcgccgccgccgctgctggtgCGCCATCTCTTCAGGAGATCGACTGA
- the LOC103977204 gene encoding lipid phosphate phosphatase 2 gives MADIQLGAHTVKSHGVKVAKFHMHDWIILLLLVVIEIILNVIEPFHRFVGKDMMTDLKYPLKSNTVPFWAVPMIGIVLPFVIFLAIYYRRRDVYDLHHAILGLLFSVLITGVITDAIKDGVGRPRPDFFWRCFPDGKEDYDSVTTNVRCHGEPRVIKEGHKSFPSGHSSWSFAGLGFLSWYLAGKIQAFDRRGHVAKLCIVFLPLLVASLVAISRVDDYWHHWQDVFAGGILGLIVASFCYLQFFPPPYSVNGWGPHAYFQMLADNQNNAQVTHTVNPLSTVPSEIDAGYIHTEQQQHGISMRSLSALPDIEVGGRQ, from the exons ATGGCAGATATTCAGTTGGGTGCTCACACTGTAAAATCTCATGGAGTGAAGGTGGCAAAGTTCCACATGCATGACTGGATAATACTACTACTTCTTGTTGTGATAGAAATCATATTGAATGTTATAGAACCTTTTCATCGCTTTGTGGGGAAAGACATGATGACTGATCTGAAGTACCCACTGAAAAGTAATACAgtgcctttttgggctgttcca ATGATCGGAATTGTCTTGCCTTTTGTAATCTTCCTTGCAATCTACTACAGGAGGAGGGACGTTTATGATTTGCATCATGCAATACTGG GCCTTTTATTCTCTGTGCTGATAACTGGGGTGATAACAGATGCAATTAAGGACGGAGTGGGTCGACCTCGACCTGACTTCTTTTGGCGCTGTTTTCCTGATGGAAAAGAG GATTATGACAGTGTCACAACAAATGTTAGATGCCATGGAGAACCTAGAGTTATAAAAGAAGGGCACAAAAGTTTTCCTAGTGGACACTCCTCAT GGTCCTTTGCAGGACTAGGATTTCTTTCGTGGTATCTTGCAGGGAAGATCCAAGCTTTTGATCGAAGAGGCCATGTCGCAAAACTTTGCATTGTGTTTCTTCCTCTACTCGTGGCATCTCTTGTGGCGATTTCTCGAGTGGATGATTACTGGCATCACTGGCAAGATGTCTTTGCTGGTGGTATTTTAG gacTAATAGTTGCTTCGTTTTGTTATCTGCAGTTCTTTCCACCACCATATTCTGTAAATG GTTGGGGACCGCATGCATATTTCCAGATGTTGGCGGACAACCAGAACAATGCTCAAGTGACACACACTGTAAATCCTCTCAGTACTGTGCCATCAGAGATCGATGCTGGTTATATCCATACAGAACAACAGCAGCACGGGATCAGCATGAGAAGTTTAAGCGCACTGCCAGATATTGAAGTTGGTGGCAGACAATAA
- the LOC103977391 gene encoding LEAF RUST 10 DISEASE-RESISTANCE LOCUS RECEPTOR-LIKE PROTEIN KINASE-like 2.1 — MHPKSLPSFAPLLFPILLFFVTISGEKEWSCGEVKNITHPFWLSGEKSPGPPAFEVECEKNSLPVLVNSFGMSYSIHQIFYDNRSLWLNNTKLAADYCPVPSDNVQFGPDDCFSISTANRELFLFHHCSGTGPENSTKMECAYDDVYAKLGGNYGDVPPPDLSCGCEVMAAPVLTLGGVEESPDWYEDLLKNGFLVEWWDDEGRCGDCRGSGGKCGSDHETGEFVCHCPQRPDDPRSCRNGDDRSAEHTHTKRIVIVSLAGSVGLLLLCAVLSLLHAPKWFKNSVFFSSKSECTHNIEAFLGNCGSLAPKRFKYSDLRKITKSFREKLGEGGYGSVFKGTLPDGRLVAVKILSKSKEDGEEFFNEVVSIGRTSHVNVVTLLGFCQEGRRRALVYEFMPNGSLEKHINRAALPWDRLHQIAIGIARGLEYLHRGCNARIVHFDIKPHNILLDEDFRPKISDFGLAKLCPQRGSVLSMADARGTIGYIAPEVFCRNIGAVSTKSDVYSYGMMVLEMVGGRRNARAGAGADRSSEAYFPEWLYEHLDGEGDLGAYGVTNETEEMARKMIMVGLWCIQTRPADRPSMSRVVEMLQGRGSDVEMPPKPCLSTPSQSYVSSAS, encoded by the exons ATGCATCCCAAATCACTGCCAAGCTTCGCTCCTCTCCTCTTCCCCATCCTTCTGTTTTTCGTTACCATCTCGGGCGAAAAAGAGTGGAGCTGCGGAGAAGTCAAGAACATCACACATCCCTTCTGGTTGTCTGGGGAAAAATCGCCCGGTCCTCCTGCTTTTGAAGTGGAATGCGAAAAAAATAGTCTCCCCGTTCTCGTGAATTCCTTCGGCATGTCATACTCTATCCACCAAATCTTCTACGATAACAGATCCCTTTGGCTCAACAACACCAAACTCGCCGCCGACTACTGCCCAGTTCCCAGTGACAACGTCCAGTTTGGTCCCGATGATTGCTTCTCCATTAGCACGGCGAACAGAGAGCTCTTCCTGTTCCATCATTGCTCAGGAACCGGACCCGAGAATTCCACGAAAATGGAGTGTGCTTATGATGACGTTTATGCTAAACTTGGTGGAAATTACGGCGACGTCCCTCCGCCTGACCTATCGTGCGGGTGTGAGGTGATGGCTGCACCGGTTTTGACGCTTGGCGGAGTGGAAGAGAGTCCAGACTGGTACGAGGATCTCCTGAAGAATGGATTTCTGGTGGAGTGGTGGGACGATGAAGGAAGATGCGGGGATTGCAGAGGCAGCGGTGGGAAGTGCGGGTCTGATCATGAAACAGGGGAGTTCGTCTGTCACTGCCCACAACGACCGGACGATCCCAGAAGCTGCA GAAATGGCGACGATCGTTCTGCAGAACATACACACACGAAGCGGATTGTAATAG TTTCGCTGGCGGGATCGGTGGGCTTGCTGTTGCTCTGTGCTGTGTTATCACTCCTGCATGCACCAAAATGGTTCAAGAACTCTGTCTTCTTCAGCTCCAAATCAGAATGCACACACAACATCGAAGCCTTTTTGGGTAATTGTGGATCCCTGGCCCCCAAAAGATTCAAGTATTCTGACCTGAGAAAGATCACCAAATCCTTCCGAGAGAAACTGGGCGAAGGTGGATATGGAAGCGTGTTCAAAGGTACGCTCCCGGACGGCCGCTTGGTGGCCGTCAAGATCTTGAGCAAGTCCAAGGAGGACGGCGAGGAATTCTTCAACGAAGTCGTCAGCATCGGTCGCACCTCGCACGTCAACGTCGTCACTCTCCTCGGCTTCTGCCAAGAGGGCCGCCGAAGAGCTCTGGTTTACGAGTTCATGCCCAATGGTTCCCTGGAGAAGCACATCAACCGAGCAGCTCTTCCTTGGGACAGACTCCACCAGATAGCCATCGGCATCGCCCGAGGGCTGGAGTATCTGCATCGCGGCTGCAACGCTCGCATAGTCCACTTCGACATCAAGCCTCACAACATCCTCCTCGACGAGGATTTCCGCCCAAAGATATCAGACTTTGGATTGGCGAAACTGTGCCCGCAGAGAGGGAGCGTGCTCTCCATGGCGGACGCGAGAGGGACGATAGGGTACATCGCACCGGAAGTGTTCTGCAGGAACATTGGAGCTGTCTCCACCAAATCAGACGTCTACAGTTATGGAATGATGGTCTTGGAAATGGTTGGAGGGAGGAGGAACGCAAGAGCAGGCGCAGGCGCAGATAGGAGCAGCGAGGCATACTTTCCTGAGTGGCTTTACGAGCACTTGGATGGAGAAGGAGATCTTGGAGCTTACGGTGTGACAAATGAAACGGAGGAGATGGCGAGGAAGATGATAATGGTTGGGTTGTGGTGCATACAAACCAGGCCAGCAGATCGGCCTTCCATGAGCAGGGTTGTGGAGATGCTGCAAGGGAGAGGCAGCGACGTGGAAATGCCACCAAAGCCGTGTCTTTCTACGCCATCCCAATCCTACGTTAGCTCTGCATCTTAG
- the LOC103977390 gene encoding LEAF RUST 10 DISEASE-RESISTANCE LOCUS RECEPTOR-LIKE PROTEIN KINASE-like 1.2 yields the protein MHPKSLPSFAPLLFPILLFFVTISGEKEWSCGEVKNITHPFWLSGEKSPGPPAFEVECEKNSLPVLVNSFGMSYSIHQIFYDNRSLWLNNTKLAADYCPVPSDNVQFGPDDCFSISTANRELFLFHHCSGTGPENSTKMECAYDDVYAKLGGNYGDFPPPDLSCGCEVLVRAPVYIPGGEEESTDRCVDLLKNGFLVEWWEEKERCGDCRRRGEKCGSDHETGEFVCHPPTRPNDPSSCTPPGNDSGNHRKQIIIGVCVGVGCLAALSFLCLVHVCRRKRPQPSASSVLLARPVASSDPESGIEQYHTQVFTYEELEAATDGFSASNKLGDGGFGAVYKGKLLDGRTVAIKRFYRNNYRLVEQFVNEAYILSSLRHQNLVVLYGCTSRHSRQLILVYEYVPNGTVADHLHGPRAREAALAWPLRMRVAIETADALSYLHATTPQIIHRDVKTSNILLDVGFHVKVADFGLSRLFPANATHVSTSPQGTPGYVDPDYHQCFQLTDKSDVYSFGVVLAELISSKPAVDVTRQRHDINLATMAISKIQNQELEQLVDPTLWCQSKGETRTMIEQVAEVAFRCLQAETEIRPTMKEVLEALKAIQDEGCSRAKGVEADAAANDEDCLLGEKPSQSPDTVTANWESRSTTPHRSG from the exons ATGCATCCCAAATCACTGCCAAGCTTCGCTCCTCTCCTCTTCCCCATCCTTCTGTTTTTCGTTACCATCTCGGGCGAAAAAGAGTGGAGCTGCGGAGAAGTCAAGAACATCACACATCCCTTCTGGTTGTCTGGGGAAAAATCGCCCGGTCCTCCTGCTTTTGAAGTGGAATGCGAAAAAAATAGTCTCCCCGTTCTCGTGAATTCCTTCGGCATGTCATACTCTATCCACCAAATCTTCTACGATAACAGATCCCTTTGGCTCAACAACACCAAACTCGCCGCCGACTACTGCCCAGTTCCCAGTGACAACGTCCAGTTTGGTCCCGATGATTGCTTCTCCATTAGCACGGCGAACAGAGAGCTCTTCCTGTTCCATCATTGCTCAGGAACCGGACCCGAGAATTCCACGAAAATGGAGTGTGCTTATGATGACGTTTATGCTAAACTTGGTGGAAATTACGGCGACTTCCCTCCGCCGGACCTATCGTGCGGGTGTGAGGTGCTGGTCAGAGCACCGGTTTACATTCCTGGTGGAGAGGAAGAAAGTACAGACCGGTGCGTGGATCTCCTGAAGAATGGATTTCTGGTGGAGTGgtgggaagaaaaagaaagatgcgGGGATTGCAGACGCAGAGGTGAGAAGTGCGGGTCTGATCATGAAACAGGGGAGTTCGTCTGTCATCCCCCTACAAGACCGAACGATCCCAGCAGCTGCA CTCCTCCGGGAAATGACAGTGGAAACCATCGGAAGCAGATCATCATCG GAGTTTGCGTCGGCGTGGGTTGCTTGGCCGCGTTGAGCTTCCTCTGTTTGGTCCATGTCTGTCGCAGGAAGAGACCACAGCCTTCGGCTTCCTCCGTTCTTCTAGCTCGACCCGTCGCTTCCTCCGATCCGGAATCGGGCATTGAGCAGTACCACACCCAGGTTTTCACGTACGAAGAACTCGAGGCTGCCACGGACGGCTTCAGCGCCTCCAACAAGCTCGGCGATGGTGGCTTCGGCGCCGTCTACAAAG GGAAGCTCCTCGATGGACGCACGGTGGCCATCAagcggttctacaggaacaactaCAGGCTGGTGGAGCAGTTCGTGAACGAGGCCTACATCCTCTCCTCCTTACGCCACCAGAACCTCGTCGTGTTGTACGGCTGCACCTCCCGCCACAGCCGCCAGCTCATCCTCGTGTACGAGTACGTCCCCAACGGCACCGTGGCGGACCACCTCCACGGCCCCCGCGCACGCGAGGCGGCCCTCGCGTGGCCCCTCAGGATGCGCGTCGCCATCGAAACAGCCGACGCGCTCAGCTACCTCCACGCCACAACCCCCCAGATCATCCACCGCGACGTGAAGACCAGCAACATCCTGCTCGACGTCGGCTTCCATGTCAAGGTTGCCGACTTCGGGCTGTCCCGGCTTTTTCCGGCCAACGCCACCCACGTCTCCACCTCGCCACAGGGCACGCCGGGCTACGTCGACCCCGACTACCACCAGTGCTTCCAGCTCACCGACAAAAGCGACGTCTACAGCTTCGGGGTGGTGCTGGCGGAGCTCATATCGTCGAAGCCCGCCGTCGATGTTACCCGGCAGCGGCACGATATCAATTTGGCCACCATGGCCATCAGCAAGATCCAAAACCAGGAACTGGAGCAGTTGGTGGATCCAACACTCTGGTGTCAGTCGAAGGGCGAGACAAGAACGATGATCGAACAGGTGGCCGAAGTGGCGTTCCGGTGCTTGCAAGCAGAGACGGAGATAAGGCCTACCATGAAGGAGGTTCTCGAGGCACTGAAAGCGATACAGGACGAGGGATGCAGCAGGGCGAAGGGTGTCGAAGCAGATGCCGCGGCTAACGATGAAGACTGCTTGCTGGGGGAGAAGCCATCACAGTCGCCTGATACCGTCACAGCAAACTGGGAAAGCAGGTCGACGACACCACACCGTAGTGGTTGA
- the LOC135583706 gene encoding delta(7)-sterol-C5(6)-desaturase-like isoform X1, with translation MAGCGAEYLHQFVEETDWYNGIVLDGLLPGVAWRRLPRPLQSWLRNYIGATTLYFVSGFLWCFYIYYLKRNVYVPKDAIPSNKAMILQIIVAMKAMPWYCVLPTLSECMVENGWTRCFSSIREVGWPAYTVYLISYLVIVEFGIYWAHRELHDIKPLYKYLHATHHVYNKQNTLSPFAGLAFHPLDGILQAVPHVIALFLIPTHFMTHMLLLFCEAVWTANIHDCIHGKIWPVMGAGYHTIHHTTYRHNYGHYTVWMDWMFGTLRDPEEELKKAE, from the exons ATGGCGGGGTGTGGCGCAGAGTATCTCCACCAGTTCGTGGAGGAGACGGACTGGTACAACGGGATCGTGCTCGACGGGCTGTTGCCGGGCGTTGCCTGGAGGCGCCTCCCGCGGCCGCTCCAGTCGTGGCTGCGTAATTACATCGGCGCAACCACCCTCTACTTCGTCTCCGGTTTTTTGTGGTGCTTCTACATCTACTACTTGAAGCGCAACGTCTATGTCCCGAAAG ATGCTATACCTTCAAATAAAGCCATGATTCTACAGATAATAGTTGCAATGAAGGCAATGCCTTGGTACTGTGTTCTCCCGACACTTTCAGAATGCATGGTTGAAAATGGATGGACGAGATGTTTTTCTAGCATAAGAGAAGTTGGTTGGCCGGCTTACACTGTTTACCTCATCTCGTATCTAGTCATTGTCGAGTTTGGTATATACTGGGCTCATAGAGAGTTGCATGACATAAAACCATTATACAAGTATCTTCATGCAACCCATCATGTCTACAATAAGCAGAACACACTCTCTCCTTTTGCTG GGTTGGCGTTCCATCCATTGGACGGAATACTGCAGGCCGTGCCGCATGTGATAGCTTTGTTCCTCATCCCAACCCATTTTATGACTCACATGCTTCTCCTGTTCTGCGAGGCGGTCTGGACTGCGAACATCCATGATTGCATTCATGGCAAGATCTGGCCGGTTATGGGTGCAGGCTACCACACAATCCACCACACTACGTACCGGCACAACTATGGGCACTACACCGTATGGATGGATTGGATGTTCGGAACCCTCAGAGATCCTGAGGAGGAACTCAAGAAAGCAGAATGA
- the LOC135583706 gene encoding delta(7)-sterol-C5(6)-desaturase-like isoform X2 → MILQIIVAMKAMPWYCVLPTLSECMVENGWTRCFSSIREVGWPAYTVYLISYLVIVEFGIYWAHRELHDIKPLYKYLHATHHVYNKQNTLSPFAGLAFHPLDGILQAVPHVIALFLIPTHFMTHMLLLFCEAVWTANIHDCIHGKIWPVMGAGYHTIHHTTYRHNYGHYTVWMDWMFGTLRDPEEELKKAE, encoded by the exons ATGATTCTACAGATAATAGTTGCAATGAAGGCAATGCCTTGGTACTGTGTTCTCCCGACACTTTCAGAATGCATGGTTGAAAATGGATGGACGAGATGTTTTTCTAGCATAAGAGAAGTTGGTTGGCCGGCTTACACTGTTTACCTCATCTCGTATCTAGTCATTGTCGAGTTTGGTATATACTGGGCTCATAGAGAGTTGCATGACATAAAACCATTATACAAGTATCTTCATGCAACCCATCATGTCTACAATAAGCAGAACACACTCTCTCCTTTTGCTG GGTTGGCGTTCCATCCATTGGACGGAATACTGCAGGCCGTGCCGCATGTGATAGCTTTGTTCCTCATCCCAACCCATTTTATGACTCACATGCTTCTCCTGTTCTGCGAGGCGGTCTGGACTGCGAACATCCATGATTGCATTCATGGCAAGATCTGGCCGGTTATGGGTGCAGGCTACCACACAATCCACCACACTACGTACCGGCACAACTATGGGCACTACACCGTATGGATGGATTGGATGTTCGGAACCCTCAGAGATCCTGAGGAGGAACTCAAGAAAGCAGAATGA